A window of Marinobacter halotolerans genomic DNA:
GTGGTTATCGCAGCGGTGGTGTTCGCCTTTGCCGGTGAATCCCTGTCGCTGCTCAGCTATGTAGATCGTCTCCTGTTCAGTGCGTTTGGCACGGCTTCCGTCACTGCAGAAGGCGCCTCCTTTGCCGTTATGCCCCCCGATGCTCTCAACGCTGCAATCAGTGCCCGTGCTCTGGACGAGCCGGCCTGGTCGCCCGCAGCGGTTCGAGGCGGGCTGATGGCGGTTGCGATGTTTCTGGTACTTGGCGTGCCGCGCCTGGGGGCCGCAGTCTCGCTTCCTGTGGTTCTGCTGGTATCCGGCGCTCTTGTGGTTTTGCAGGCCGCTTTGATGTTCTATCAGAACGCCTGGCTACCCCTGGGGGAAGTCGTGACCTTGCTGCTTGCAGGCTATCTGGTGATGCTGTTCTGGCTCCAGCCTCATCGGGTTATCGTATCGCTCACCGATAATGTCGTGGATGCCCGCACCCGCCTGGGCAAACTGCTTCTGCGCCAGGGCCAGCCAGACGATGCACTGGAAGTCCTGGCCGAGTGTCCCCCGGACGAGCACACCTTAGAGCTGCAGTACGACATTGCCATCCAGCAGGAACGCAAACGGCAGTACGATAAAGCCTGCAATACATTCCGGCAGATTCTGGCCAGCCGGCGTAACTATCGGGACGCCGCCAAACGTCTTGCGGCACTGGAGTCCATGGCTAACGAGGCAACCCGTGTCAGCGCTTCCGGATTCGACAGCACCCGAACCCTGGTCCTGCCCGAGCAGAGTCTCAGCCGTCCCACGCTCGGGCGCTATGAAATCGAGCGGGAAATCGGCCGGGGCGCCATGGGCGTGGTGTATCTGGGTAAGGACCCGAAAATTGCCCGCACAGTAGCCATCAAAACCCTCAGCTACCAGGCTTTTGACCCGTCCGAACTGAATGACCTCAAATCCCGTTTTTTCCGCGAGGCGGAAGCAGCCGGGCGCCTGAACCATCCGGCAATTGTGACGGTCTATGATGTGGGTGAAGAGGCAGACCTGGCGTTTATTGCCATGGACTATGCCCATGGCCAGCCACTCAGCGATTTCTGTCGTCCAGACCGGCTATTGCCTATCGGCACGGTACTAAAGATTGTCGCCCGCGTGGCCGAGGCCCTGGGTTATGCCCACAGCCAGAACATCATTCATCGGGATATCAAGCCCGGCAATATCATCTATAACCCAGACAACGGGGACATCAAGATTACCGATTTCGGCATCGCCAAGATTTCCGATGACTCCCGCACCCGCACCGGCAGCGTGATGGGCAGCCCGCTTTATATGTCGCCGGAACAGCTGAAAGGCCAGAAGGTGACCGGCGCGTCAGACACCTACAGTCTGGGTGTTACCCTGTACAAACTGGTCACAGGCGAGACGCCCTATCAGGGGGATACCCTGGCGGCGCTGACCTACCAGATTCTGAACAAGCGCCCGCGCAGCGTTCGGGAGTTCAACAAGGATCTGCCCAATGGCGTGGTGCGGCTGATCAACAAAGCCATCCAGCGGGAGCCGGAGAAACGCTTCGCCAATGCCGCCACCATGGCTGAGGCGTTGAAGCGACAGGCCGCCCGTGACGCAGAGGAGGTGTCCTGATGGAGCTTCTGATCTCCGGTCAGACCGATATCGGCGCCGTGCGCAAATCCAACCAGGATGCGATCGACTGGTGTCTCAATGACGGCTCCTCAGAGGCGCTGCTGGTCGTTGCGGATGGCATGGGGGGTTACCAGGGTGGTGAGGTGGCAAGCGCCATCGCCGTGGATACCCTGACGGAGGTGCTGTGTCCGACCCTGGGAGACTCTGCTTCCATTGAAAGCCGTGAATCCCTGGTGCAGTCAGCCCTGAACCTGGCCAGCGAGCGCATTGATGCCCGCAAAGCGCAGGAGCCGGAGCTAGCCAAAATGGGCACCACCATTGTGCTGGCCTGGGTGTCGGGTGATCGGGCGCTGCTGGCCCATATCGGCGATTCCCGATGTTACCTGTTGAGACAGGGCCGTCTGGAATGCCTGACGCGGGACGACACGGTGGTCCAGAACATGCTGGAAGATGGCAGTATCCGCGAGCGCGACGTGCCCAATGTGCCGTTTCGCAACGTGCTGACCCGGGCGCTGGGCGCGGCGGATATTACGCCTACATTCAGCGAGCTGACGCTGGAGTCGGGCGATCAGCTGCTGCTCTGTTCCGATGGTCTGACCGATGCGCTGGACGAAGGGGTATGGCTGGACATCCTGTCTGCTGCGGATTCGGTCGAGGCCGCGGTGAAATCATTGATCACAGCGAGCCTCGAGAGACAGGCAAAAGATAATGTGTCTGTGGTCCTGCTATCAACAAACTGAATCAGATCAAGCTGGAGGAAATAAGGGAATGGCGTCACTTTCGCAACTGGTAGACAGTGTGGTGGTCACCACCTTTGAAATTGACCAGCCCGAAGTCAGGCTGGGGCGTCGCGGTGACAATGATATCCGGATCGACGAGATTTCCGTCAGCGGCCATCATGCCGTGATTGAAAGTGTCCCCAACGCCTACCTGGAAGGCACGGTGGATTACTACATTACCGACAACAACAGCACCAACGGCACCTTCGTGAACGACCTTCGCATCAGCGAACGCCAGCGCCTGAACAGCAACGATATCGTGCGCATCGGCTGGAACGAATTCCGCTTTGTTGACGAGGATGAAAACGCGATGGAGAAGACGGCCTATATTCTGGACTAGCGGTTCTGTAACACCAGGTCGCAGAAACGCTGCAGCAGGGAAGAAGCGTGGGGCGCGTCGTCGACCTGGTCTGTAAGAGCCTCCGGTGACAGCCCCTCCTTCACCAGATCCGGGGTCTGCGCCTTCAGGTAGGCCCGCATGATGTCAGCGGTAAATTCCGGATGAAACTGCACGCCCCAGGCACAAGTGCCCATGCGAAACGCCTGATGGGGCTCGAAGTCATTGCTGGCCAATAGCACAGCATTGCGAGGTAGCTCCAGAACCGACTGGCGGTGGGTCAGCTGGGCCTTGAAGGCGGCGGGCAATGCATTGAACAGGGGGTCATCCTTCGCAGTTTCATGAAGGTTGACCGGGAAGGTACCGCTCTCGCGGCCGTCCGGGTGATAGCCGACCTTTCCGCCCATGGCGTGGGCCAGCAACTGATGGCCATAGCAAACGCCCAGCACCGGTACGCCTGCTTCAACCGCCCCGGCCAGCCAGGCCGCGGCGGACTCGCTCCAGGGCGCCCGATCACTGACCATGGCCGGGGACCCGGTCACCACGATGCCGTCCCAGTCACCCGGCTCACCGGGCAGAGGTTCGCAGGTTATGTCCACCACCTGGCGGTCCAGTTCTTCCGAAAGGCCGTTCAGAAACCAGCGGTCGAAATCGCCAAAGGCATCGCGGATCGGTGGCAGGGTGTTACCGGTTTTCAGGATGACCAGGCGGGCCGGTTTCATGGTGGTTATTGATCCTCGAATACGGCGTTGTGGTAGACGTTCTGAACATCGTCCAGATCGTTCAGCATGTCCATGAATTTCTCGAACAACTCCACGTCCTCGCCTTCGATCTTTGTGGTGGTCTGCGGCAGGAACTGGATGTCATCCACCTCGAATTCGATGCCCTCGAAAGCGTCCTGAAGAGCCTGCTTGGCCTTGGCGTATTCGGTATGGGGCGCGAATACGGTAATCATGCCGTCTTCGCATTCAATATCGGTGACGTCCACATCCGCTTCCATCAGGGCTTCAAGTACGGCTTCCTCGTCTTCACCCGGGAATCCGAAGATGGCGCAGTGGTCAAACATGTGACTGACGCTGCCCTGGGTGCCGATCTTGCACTTGGTTTTGGTGAAGGCCAGGCGTACATCGCCGAAGGTGCGGTTGGGGTTGTCGGTCAGGCAATCAATAATGGCCATACAGTTGCCGGGGCCGAAACCCTCGTAGCGGGCGGGGGAAAAATCCTCTCCGGCGCCGCCTTTGGCTTTTTCAATGGCTTTTTCAATAACGTGTGCGGGCACCTGGTCTTTCTTGGCG
This region includes:
- a CDS encoding serine/threonine-protein kinase, whose protein sequence is MNPLRFVLQRIFSLRLLVVIAAVVFAFAGESLSLLSYVDRLLFSAFGTASVTAEGASFAVMPPDALNAAISARALDEPAWSPAAVRGGLMAVAMFLVLGVPRLGAAVSLPVVLLVSGALVVLQAALMFYQNAWLPLGEVVTLLLAGYLVMLFWLQPHRVIVSLTDNVVDARTRLGKLLLRQGQPDDALEVLAECPPDEHTLELQYDIAIQQERKRQYDKACNTFRQILASRRNYRDAAKRLAALESMANEATRVSASGFDSTRTLVLPEQSLSRPTLGRYEIEREIGRGAMGVVYLGKDPKIARTVAIKTLSYQAFDPSELNDLKSRFFREAEAAGRLNHPAIVTVYDVGEEADLAFIAMDYAHGQPLSDFCRPDRLLPIGTVLKIVARVAEALGYAHSQNIIHRDIKPGNIIYNPDNGDIKITDFGIAKISDDSRTRTGSVMGSPLYMSPEQLKGQKVTGASDTYSLGVTLYKLVTGETPYQGDTLAALTYQILNKRPRSVREFNKDLPNGVVRLINKAIQREPEKRFANAATMAEALKRQAARDAEEVS
- a CDS encoding PP2C family protein-serine/threonine phosphatase, encoding MELLISGQTDIGAVRKSNQDAIDWCLNDGSSEALLVVADGMGGYQGGEVASAIAVDTLTEVLCPTLGDSASIESRESLVQSALNLASERIDARKAQEPELAKMGTTIVLAWVSGDRALLAHIGDSRCYLLRQGRLECLTRDDTVVQNMLEDGSIRERDVPNVPFRNVLTRALGAADITPTFSELTLESGDQLLLCSDGLTDALDEGVWLDILSAADSVEAAVKSLITASLERQAKDNVSVVLLSTN
- a CDS encoding FHA domain-containing protein, giving the protein MASLSQLVDSVVVTTFEIDQPEVRLGRRGDNDIRIDEISVSGHHAVIESVPNAYLEGTVDYYITDNNSTNGTFVNDLRISERQRLNSNDIVRIGWNEFRFVDEDENAMEKTAYILD
- a CDS encoding glutamine amidotransferase — encoded protein: MKPARLVILKTGNTLPPIRDAFGDFDRWFLNGLSEELDRQVVDITCEPLPGEPGDWDGIVVTGSPAMVSDRAPWSESAAAWLAGAVEAGVPVLGVCYGHQLLAHAMGGKVGYHPDGRESGTFPVNLHETAKDDPLFNALPAAFKAQLTHRQSVLELPRNAVLLASNDFEPHQAFRMGTCAWGVQFHPEFTADIMRAYLKAQTPDLVKEGLSPEALTDQVDDAPHASSLLQRFCDLVLQNR
- a CDS encoding YebC/PmpR family DNA-binding transcriptional regulator, producing MGRAYQNRKDSMAKTAAAKTKVYSKYGREIYVSAKSGGPDPEANLSLRGLIDRAKKDQVPAHVIEKAIEKAKGGAGEDFSPARYEGFGPGNCMAIIDCLTDNPNRTFGDVRLAFTKTKCKIGTQGSVSHMFDHCAIFGFPGEDEEAVLEALMEADVDVTDIECEDGMITVFAPHTEYAKAKQALQDAFEGIEFEVDDIQFLPQTTTKIEGEDVELFEKFMDMLNDLDDVQNVYHNAVFEDQ